The following are encoded together in the Oceanobacillus zhaokaii genome:
- a CDS encoding DNA-binding protein — translation MEFDFIWLAIGIAVAGYCIGDGLRNFNNSDAKTLIDSLDDDDEHELIKENDVHYFMGISKEDAKSLIQEHSDIPHIMINGKVYYPKAKLRKWLLDLGE, via the coding sequence ATGGAGTTTGATTTTATTTGGCTTGCTATAGGAATTGCTGTTGCTGGTTATTGTATTGGGGACGGATTGAGAAATTTTAATAATTCGGATGCGAAAACGCTCATTGATTCCTTAGATGATGATGATGAGCATGAACTAATTAAGGAGAATGATGTACATTATTTTATGGGGATATCGAAGGAAGATGCAAAATCTTTAATTCAAGAGCATTCAGACATTCCGCACATCATGATTAACGGCAAGGTTTACTATCCAAAAGCTAAATTGCGTAAATGGCTATTAGATTTAGGTGAGTAA
- a CDS encoding NADPH-dependent FMN reductase: MVKIGIITGSTRDARVNIQVAEWVKSIADQRIDVEFELVDIKDYNLPRYNESVPAIMTQDYQTPEAKAWSEKISELDGFVFVTPEYNKSITSGLKDAIDYLYMEWNNKAAGIVSYGSSLGVTAANNLRLILTVPKVATVGTQPGLSLFTDFENMSTFKPAPFHEETVQTMLNEVVAWSTALKTIRN; encoded by the coding sequence TTGGTTAAAATCGGTATTATCACTGGAAGCACAAGAGATGCACGAGTAAATATACAGGTTGCAGAATGGGTTAAATCTATTGCAGATCAAAGAATAGATGTTGAATTTGAATTGGTAGATATTAAAGACTATAATCTGCCAAGATATAATGAGTCTGTACCTGCCATTATGACACAAGATTATCAAACACCGGAAGCAAAAGCTTGGTCGGAAAAAATCAGCGAGCTTGATGGATTTGTTTTTGTCACTCCGGAATATAACAAAAGTATTACCTCTGGGTTGAAAGATGCCATTGATTATTTATATATGGAGTGGAATAATAAAGCAGCTGGAATCGTAAGCTACGGTTCTTCTCTTGGAGTTACTGCAGCTAACAATTTGCGCTTGATTCTAACTGTACCAAAAGTTGCAACTGTAGGCACTCAGCCTGGACTTAGTCTCTTTACGGACTTCGAAAATATGTCAACCTTTAAACCAGCACCGTTCCATGAAGAAACAGTTCAAACTATGCTGAATGAAGTCGTAGCTTGGTCTACTGCATTGAAAACAATTAGAAATTAA
- a CDS encoding monooxygenase: MAYVLQVDFKMNGPFGDEMANQFSNLAKSINEEDGFMWKIWTERPETNEAGGIYIFETKETAENYLDMHSKRLASFGITDVNAKVFAINSKLTDITNGPVK; the protein is encoded by the coding sequence ATGGCATACGTTTTACAAGTTGATTTCAAAATGAACGGACCGTTCGGAGATGAGATGGCGAATCAATTTTCCAACTTAGCAAAGAGCATCAATGAAGAAGATGGCTTCATGTGGAAAATCTGGACAGAACGTCCTGAAACAAATGAAGCAGGTGGAATTTATATTTTCGAAACAAAAGAAACAGCTGAAAACTATTTAGATATGCATTCTAAAAGGTTAGCCAGCTTTGGAATAACAGATGTAAATGCTAAAGTCTTTGCCATCAATTCTAAACTTACTGATATTACGAATGGTCCAGTAAAATAA
- a CDS encoding response regulator transcription factor, with product MEEKSKILIVEDDYEIARVMSDHLRGEGFHVTWASTGVEGWEDFKQDTFSLVLVDLMLPEMDGFTLCKTIRLESDVPLIIVSAKNEDESKILGLDLGADDYLTKPFSLKELTARVNSHLRRYNRYTDKHHNEQKSCYKHNLVIDFLNEAVFLDEVLLTLTAKERDILFLLAKNPFTTFEKSELYEHVWQLKNVEGNNTITVHIKSLRTKLKDTKRTAKFIQTVWGVGYRFIGEHLR from the coding sequence ATGGAAGAAAAAAGTAAAATACTGATTGTAGAAGACGATTATGAAATTGCGCGCGTTATGAGTGATCATTTACGAGGTGAAGGTTTTCATGTGACATGGGCATCGACAGGGGTTGAGGGATGGGAGGATTTTAAGCAGGATACTTTTTCACTTGTTTTGGTCGATTTAATGCTTCCTGAAATGGATGGATTTACACTATGCAAAACGATTCGACTAGAGAGCGATGTTCCATTAATAATTGTTAGTGCAAAGAATGAAGATGAAAGCAAGATCCTTGGACTTGATCTTGGTGCCGATGATTATTTAACAAAGCCCTTCAGCTTGAAGGAATTAACAGCAAGAGTGAATTCCCACCTTAGGAGGTATAACCGCTATACGGATAAACATCATAACGAGCAAAAGTCCTGTTATAAACATAATCTTGTCATTGATTTTTTGAATGAAGCGGTATTTTTAGATGAGGTGCTACTAACACTTACAGCGAAGGAACGCGATATTCTATTCTTACTTGCAAAGAATCCATTTACAACCTTTGAAAAATCTGAGTTATATGAACACGTTTGGCAATTGAAGAACGTAGAAGGGAATAACACGATAACCGTTCATATAAAAAGTTTGCGAACCAAACTGAAGGATACAAAGCGCACAGCAAAATTTATTCAAACGGTTTGGGGTGTCGGCTATCGGTTTATAGGTGAGCACTTAAGATGA
- a CDS encoding HAMP domain-containing sensor histidine kinase, whose product MKIKNWLMISYFIVMVLPIAALYFLYVSLSHYDQKIDFQEYMDFQDTVSNIESHLLDESLYKIQSNKNYEHLESLVNDNLKIDLYRYDGFQLFSSMDFSNSYSNTTSGVLYQNVNEVQKSPRTYSVKKLVFDKDNRIAGVYEITVSRKEWIEAYNRNTIIMISLFSIFFIALYSIIIILLNRKLNRPLQALQAHMNAFAKGKELEQSLSISKDEIGELMIHFEEMKSQINQTKDALAAQQQEKEFMIASLSHDLKTPLTVIRTYSEALENNNLTEEVRREYKLILFEKLDHMKLMIEDLALYTSLQSSQNKINPVQVNGNEFFDMLFSGYEELCANKEISLVMQQEVKHSYFLDPKQMIRIVDNLMDNSIRYTPKNGTIWLAAISSRKPIPDWIFGEFRKELEDWSKEGTAILIQNEGRAIPKLQLDRIFQPFYQADKSRGKGATSGLGLSIAKIIMERHDGKIKVWSAENKGTLIACWLKER is encoded by the coding sequence ATGAAAATTAAAAATTGGCTTATGATAAGCTACTTCATTGTGATGGTATTGCCTATTGCTGCTTTATATTTTCTTTATGTTAGTCTTAGTCACTATGATCAAAAAATAGATTTTCAAGAATATATGGATTTTCAAGACACAGTCTCTAATATAGAATCCCATCTACTAGATGAATCGCTTTATAAGATTCAGTCTAATAAAAATTACGAGCATCTTGAAAGTCTTGTAAATGACAACTTAAAAATAGACCTATATCGTTATGATGGTTTCCAATTATTCTCTTCTATGGATTTTTCAAATTCTTATTCCAATACAACCAGCGGGGTATTGTATCAAAATGTAAATGAAGTTCAAAAAAGTCCACGGACCTATTCCGTTAAAAAGCTAGTCTTTGATAAGGACAATAGGATAGCTGGAGTTTATGAAATCACGGTTAGTCGTAAGGAATGGATAGAAGCATACAATCGAAATACCATTATTATGATCAGTCTATTCAGTATATTTTTTATAGCTTTATATTCCATTATTATCATTCTATTAAATCGAAAGCTCAATCGCCCCTTACAAGCATTACAAGCACATATGAATGCATTTGCAAAAGGAAAAGAGCTTGAGCAAAGCCTCTCCATTTCTAAGGATGAAATTGGTGAACTAATGATTCATTTTGAGGAAATGAAGTCACAAATTAATCAAACGAAAGATGCACTTGCTGCCCAACAACAGGAAAAGGAATTTATGATTGCCTCTTTATCACATGATTTAAAAACACCTTTAACTGTTATCCGAACGTATTCGGAGGCATTGGAAAATAATAATTTGACGGAGGAAGTACGTCGGGAGTATAAGCTGATTCTCTTTGAAAAGCTAGATCATATGAAACTCATGATTGAAGATCTGGCCTTGTACACTTCGCTGCAGTCTTCTCAAAATAAAATTAATCCTGTTCAGGTGAATGGGAATGAGTTTTTTGACATGTTGTTTTCAGGTTATGAAGAACTTTGCGCTAATAAAGAAATTTCATTAGTAATGCAACAAGAGGTCAAGCATTCCTATTTTCTTGATCCAAAACAAATGATTCGAATTGTCGATAATTTGATGGATAATAGTATTCGCTACACACCTAAAAACGGCACGATTTGGTTGGCGGCCATTTCTTCCAGAAAGCCAATACCAGATTGGATTTTCGGCGAATTTCGTAAAGAACTGGAAGATTGGAGTAAAGAAGGAACAGCCATTTTAATCCAAAATGAAGGGAGAGCTATTCCGAAACTTCAGCTGGATCGAATTTTTCAGCCATTCTATCAGGCGGATAAATCAAGAGGAAAAGGTGCAACATCAGGTTTAGGCTTAAGTATTGCAAAGATAATTATGGAAAGACATGATGGAAAAATAAAAGTATGGTCTGCAGAAAATAAAGGAACTTTAATTGCCTGCTGGCTTAAAGAAAGGTGA
- a CDS encoding DUF262 domain-containing protein, with translation MSNYNVSNTTVNVLLGWIEQDIVAIPEIQRPFVWKSSKVRDLLDSLYKDYPVGYIITWQNPDARLKDGTVSHGKRILIDGQQRITALMAAISNKEVVDKDYKKKPINIAFNPMEEKFEVENPAIRKDKKWIPNIAEVFKPEFSVYKFVNNFCEINVGTNPDIISNVIQKLIQIKNSSIGIIELAHTLDIEKVTEIFIRINSAGVNLSQADFAMSKISVNNTYDGPLIRKSIDYFSHLIKSPSIYENIRTNDMEFANSDNFNKIKWAKDYNTNIYEPNYSDVLRVAFTFKFLRGPISNLVSLLSGRDFETREYKEEIIEQSFNSLNDGVLKFVDETNFKRFIMILKSAGIIHKKLIRSQNALNFAYSLFLLLREKGINGSEINLIVRKWLVVSILTERYSGSPESMFDYDIKRFAAHADPKEYVKDVEAGELSDAYWENILPTNLNTSVTSSPYFNLFVMAQIYYKDHAFLSKSITVQQLIEERGDVHHIFPKKYLQKNGYNNRGQYNQIANYVYAEQVVNLTIRDMAPEIYMKIVRKQISESEINIGDINNLDQFKLNLEMNCIPVSILEMDYSAYNDFLHERRHLMANKIKSFYQSL, from the coding sequence TTGTCTAATTATAATGTTAGTAATACGACAGTTAATGTATTGCTAGGATGGATAGAGCAAGATATAGTAGCAATTCCCGAAATACAGCGCCCATTTGTGTGGAAGTCATCCAAGGTAAGAGACCTTTTAGATTCTTTATATAAGGATTATCCAGTGGGTTATATTATTACATGGCAAAACCCTGATGCAAGATTGAAAGATGGAACTGTATCACATGGAAAGAGAATCTTAATTGATGGGCAACAACGAATTACCGCCTTAATGGCGGCAATATCTAATAAAGAGGTTGTTGATAAAGATTATAAGAAAAAGCCTATTAATATAGCATTTAATCCAATGGAAGAAAAATTTGAAGTCGAGAATCCAGCGATTCGGAAAGATAAAAAATGGATACCAAATATAGCTGAAGTATTTAAACCAGAATTTAGTGTGTATAAATTTGTAAATAATTTCTGTGAGATAAATGTAGGAACTAATCCAGATATTATTAGTAATGTAATTCAAAAACTAATTCAGATTAAGAATAGTTCCATAGGGATTATTGAACTAGCTCATACATTGGATATAGAAAAAGTTACAGAGATATTTATCCGAATTAATTCAGCTGGTGTGAATTTAAGTCAAGCTGATTTTGCGATGTCAAAAATATCTGTGAATAATACGTATGATGGTCCGCTTATTAGGAAATCAATTGATTATTTTTCTCACTTAATTAAGAGTCCGTCTATTTACGAAAATATTAGAACTAACGACATGGAATTTGCAAACAGTGACAACTTTAACAAGATTAAATGGGCAAAGGACTACAATACAAATATATACGAACCAAACTATTCCGATGTTTTACGTGTAGCTTTTACTTTTAAATTTTTACGTGGTCCTATTTCAAATCTTGTGAGTTTACTTTCTGGAAGGGATTTTGAAACAAGAGAGTATAAAGAAGAAATAATTGAGCAATCATTTAATAGTCTAAATGACGGGGTTCTCAAATTTGTTGATGAAACCAATTTCAAGCGATTTATTATGATATTAAAATCTGCAGGCATTATCCACAAAAAATTAATTCGATCGCAAAATGCACTAAATTTTGCTTATTCGTTATTCTTACTGTTACGTGAGAAAGGTATTAATGGATCCGAGATAAATTTAATAGTAAGAAAATGGCTAGTTGTTTCCATCCTTACGGAAAGATATTCAGGTTCTCCAGAGTCAATGTTTGATTATGATATAAAGAGGTTCGCAGCTCACGCAGATCCTAAAGAATATGTTAAAGATGTTGAAGCTGGTGAGTTATCCGATGCTTATTGGGAAAATATATTACCTACCAATTTGAATACATCTGTTACAAGTAGTCCTTATTTTAATTTGTTTGTCATGGCACAAATCTACTATAAAGATCATGCTTTCTTATCGAAATCTATTACCGTTCAACAACTAATTGAAGAAAGAGGAGATGTACATCATATATTTCCAAAAAAATACTTACAAAAGAACGGATATAACAATAGAGGACAATATAATCAAATAGCAAATTATGTTTATGCAGAACAGGTTGTTAATCTAACGATTAGAGATATGGCACCGGAGATTTATATGAAAATTGTAAGAAAACAAATATCTGAATCAGAGATTAATATAGGGGATATAAATAACTTAGATCAATTCAAACTGAACTTGGAAATGAATTGTATTCCGGTTTCTATTTTGGAAATGGATTATTCAGCTTATAATGATTTTCTCCATGAGAGAAGACATTTGATGGCTAATAAGATTAAGTCGTTTTATCAGAGTTTGTAA
- a CDS encoding ABC transporter ATP-binding protein, producing MENIVKLEQVTKKFGKKTAVNGVSLTIEKGTTVAILGPNGAGKTTTISMMLGLLEPTSGTVKVFDKSPKEIAVRNRIGAMLQETSVLDMLKVREFIEMFRSYYTSPLSMEELIALTGFKEDELKKRANKLSGGQKRRLGFALALAGNPDLIFFDEPTVGLDITARRNFWERVEILKLQGKTIIFTTHYLQEADDFSERIILFNNGEIITDGKPDEIKRNIATRSVSFQTDDKEVIGLLQSFDDVIRCYEKDGRIYVVTSNTDAVIAGIFRHGVDANDIAIEQGRLEEVFEHLTSGSKEAI from the coding sequence GTGGAGAATATAGTTAAGTTGGAACAAGTAACAAAAAAATTTGGTAAGAAAACCGCAGTTAATGGTGTCTCGCTCACGATTGAAAAGGGAACGACAGTAGCTATTTTAGGTCCAAATGGTGCTGGGAAAACAACGACTATTTCCATGATGCTTGGCTTATTGGAACCAACCAGTGGAACTGTAAAAGTTTTTGATAAAAGTCCGAAAGAAATAGCGGTGCGTAATCGAATTGGGGCAATGTTACAGGAAACTAGTGTCCTCGATATGCTGAAGGTACGGGAATTCATTGAAATGTTTAGGAGTTACTATACTTCGCCACTTTCAATGGAAGAGCTTATAGCATTAACTGGATTTAAAGAAGATGAGTTGAAAAAAAGGGCGAATAAGTTATCAGGTGGTCAAAAAAGAAGATTAGGGTTTGCGCTCGCGCTTGCAGGAAATCCTGATTTAATTTTTTTCGATGAGCCAACCGTTGGACTTGATATAACTGCAAGAAGGAATTTCTGGGAAAGAGTTGAAATCTTAAAATTACAAGGAAAAACAATTATTTTTACGACGCATTATCTTCAAGAGGCAGATGATTTTTCTGAACGAATTATCCTCTTTAATAACGGGGAGATAATTACTGATGGGAAACCAGATGAAATCAAGCGCAACATTGCTACTCGAAGTGTATCCTTTCAAACAGACGACAAAGAAGTTATCGGATTGCTGCAATCTTTTGATGACGTCATTAGATGTTATGAAAAAGACGGCCGGATCTACGTTGTAACTAGTAATACGGATGCAGTAATAGCGGGAATTTTCCGTCATGGAGTAGATGCAAACGATATTGCTATTGAACAGGGTCGTTTAGAGGAAGTATTTGAACATTTAACATCGGGAAGCAAGGAGGCAATATAA
- a CDS encoding TetR/AcrR family transcriptional regulator encodes MTQPKTDPRILRTRKLIMDSFMELSGEKEFKDITVKDITTEAMINRATFYYHFEDIYDLLEKVLSEVLLVNLDCEFYKNEELNEEVIISIFMAITNFQKSLSNRCHRGYEDTIARIIREQLEIIFYKMLCNQHPTKDEQSLKVTAVMLSWGIYGASVEWRRNGEASPEEYIKLAIPFIY; translated from the coding sequence TTGACTCAGCCAAAGACGGATCCCCGAATTTTACGTACTCGTAAATTAATTATGGATTCATTTATGGAACTTTCAGGAGAAAAGGAATTCAAGGATATTACCGTTAAGGATATTACAACAGAAGCGATGATTAATCGTGCCACATTCTATTATCATTTTGAAGATATTTATGACTTGCTGGAAAAGGTATTATCAGAAGTATTGTTAGTTAATTTGGATTGTGAGTTTTATAAGAATGAAGAGTTAAATGAAGAAGTAATTATTAGTATTTTCATGGCGATCACAAATTTCCAGAAGTCATTATCCAATCGTTGTCATAGGGGATACGAAGATACCATTGCCCGTATTATTAGGGAACAGCTTGAAATCATCTTTTACAAAATGTTATGTAATCAACATCCAACGAAGGATGAGCAATCTCTTAAGGTCACTGCTGTTATGTTAAGTTGGGGAATCTATGGAGCTTCTGTTGAATGGAGAAGAAATGGTGAGGCATCTCCAGAAGAATATATTAAATTGGCCATTCCTTTTATATATTGA
- a CDS encoding LolA family protein, whose translation MSMSASAEEVIQNVIESDKNMDAYYGEMDMKMFEGEDLIDHVKIQEYVSKEGKRKVLTDDQLKEYETESLNDGEKVIFFDRGTEEAFEMDVSEIGMLATLNPKEQFKMMIESMEETHDYEIVGEEKTLGFNTYHVQVNAKQDDGLLGDMELWVDQKTWFVIKMSSETGNSRTDFEYTKLDLSPEFEENVFSLDIPDHIDIESIDENLAPDTVTIDDAENALGKPFLVFPEEIRLNNMQMYDFSEELDRYELEMEYTTREEVPMFFLSIFPTPAEEDMEIKPGEMKVRDNNAEYEEQINSIMWDEDGLRYSIIITNPDITIEEVIELTEKMVLSSDLK comes from the coding sequence ATGAGTATGAGTGCTTCCGCAGAAGAAGTTATCCAAAATGTTATCGAATCGGACAAGAATATGGATGCCTATTACGGCGAGATGGACATGAAAATGTTTGAAGGAGAAGATTTAATCGATCATGTAAAAATTCAAGAATATGTTTCAAAAGAAGGTAAGCGAAAAGTATTAACAGATGACCAGCTAAAGGAATATGAGACAGAATCATTGAATGATGGTGAGAAAGTAATTTTTTTCGATAGAGGGACAGAAGAGGCTTTTGAAATGGATGTTTCAGAAATTGGTATGTTAGCAACATTGAATCCTAAGGAACAATTTAAAATGATGATCGAATCAATGGAGGAAACACATGATTATGAGATAGTTGGCGAAGAAAAGACACTTGGATTTAACACTTACCATGTTCAAGTGAATGCGAAACAAGATGATGGCTTATTAGGAGATATGGAACTATGGGTCGATCAAAAAACATGGTTTGTTATTAAAATGTCATCAGAAACTGGAAATAGTCGTACAGACTTCGAATATACAAAACTAGATTTATCTCCAGAGTTCGAAGAAAATGTTTTTAGCCTTGATATCCCTGATCATATTGATATCGAATCAATTGATGAGAATCTTGCACCAGATACAGTAACAATAGATGATGCAGAAAATGCCTTGGGCAAACCATTTCTCGTATTCCCAGAAGAAATAAGACTCAATAACATGCAAATGTACGATTTCTCAGAAGAATTAGATCGATATGAACTAGAAATGGAATATACCACAAGAGAAGAAGTTCCAATGTTTTTCCTATCTATATTCCCTACTCCCGCTGAAGAAGATATGGAAATCAAACCGGGAGAAATGAAGGTTCGTGATAATAATGCAGAGTATGAAGAACAAATAAATAGCATAATGTGGGACGAAGACGGCTTGAGATATTCCATAATAATCACAAACCCCGATATTACTATCGAAGAAGTAATTGAGCTTACTGAGAAAATGGTTTTGAGTTCTGATTTAAAGTAG
- a CDS encoding efflux RND transporter permease subunit encodes MMKSIIRFSMKNGVALFLVVFLMVAGGIYALKEINIEKYPSVDIPYITVVIPYPGASPEQSMKEIGEPVERELLNLDGVENVYTDGVANAVYATLEFDMSTDMEEAEQTVRASVDKVRLPELAEDPLYYLSGPEPDPTIFSMGIYAEESQDNVQQYVEEEIIPRIEVIEGVSEVVVGGTGDSTVSIQLLPEELKEKGITLDDVKTAISANNLTIPTGDISVGDKVLPVRVSKELESIADVENIQLFTQKITSPAAAPELESVTLSEIANVSYENENTSNFTRINGEPGVSFGIIAEGGANTVEIVEQAREEIEAIKLPEGYEAEVLRDQSIEIEDSVYSMLREALLGALMAVIVTLLFLRNIRSTIIAVISIPLSILSSLMLMNALGYTLNIMTLAGIAVAVGRVVDDSIVVIENVFRRVRTSKERDEKLVEEATGEVASAITSSTITTVAVFLPMAFVPGIVGGFFKPLAWTIVISLLISLVVAITVVPLMSKTFLLNMKPKEHKENGLQKGYRSSLQWVLKHRFITLAIALALLAGSIVFIAPGLGTTFLPQEETSNYDVGITMPKGTSPELTNEAASTVEDILLTSEEIELVNTNVNGENENASISFVVKESAKDVETFVEDLRDQFEKIPNVSSISLAGVGGLIGGAENQYALVVNGANSEDIKTASEQIVASLQEVDGMADVTSSLEGEEPEIEIELDENKLADHGLMPAMVGQSLRSLINGDVITTMAMEEENTDVILGLNMEEVASLEELGNQEINNDMGVPVALNEIGELKEVNNPSAVSHLNTNEYVMITGLITDSNTGDVTTRVDEAISNLDLPDSISYYEEGTSEVMADGFRNLGLAIIVSIFLVYLVMVIAFGEGKAPFVILFAIPFSVIGSLIGLFIMQEPIGMPAMIGLLMLNGIVVTNAIVLIDKVKKNEKIGMKKHQALIEAGVVRIRPILMTAIATVGALIPMAISSEAGIVSKSLAVVVIGGLSTSTILTLFIVPVLYSLFNREKKDKTVKDEEEHRLSVM; translated from the coding sequence ATGATGAAATCAATTATTCGATTCAGTATGAAAAATGGTGTGGCTTTATTTCTAGTTGTATTCCTTATGGTTGCTGGAGGTATCTATGCTTTAAAGGAGATAAATATTGAGAAGTATCCTAGTGTAGATATCCCGTATATAACGGTTGTTATTCCGTATCCAGGTGCTTCACCAGAGCAGTCCATGAAGGAGATTGGTGAACCTGTTGAAAGAGAACTTCTGAATCTGGATGGTGTAGAGAATGTATATACAGACGGAGTAGCAAATGCGGTATATGCAACACTCGAATTTGATATGTCTACTGATATGGAGGAAGCGGAGCAAACTGTCAGGGCAAGTGTTGACAAAGTTCGATTACCTGAATTAGCTGAAGATCCGTTGTACTATCTATCTGGACCTGAACCTGACCCTACCATTTTCTCGATGGGTATATATGCAGAAGAAAGTCAGGATAATGTTCAACAATATGTAGAGGAAGAAATCATTCCAAGGATAGAAGTCATTGAAGGGGTAAGTGAAGTTGTAGTAGGTGGTACAGGAGATTCAACGGTTTCGATTCAGCTTTTGCCTGAGGAACTAAAAGAAAAAGGAATTACGCTTGATGATGTAAAAACAGCGATATCCGCAAATAATTTGACTATCCCAACTGGTGATATTTCTGTTGGAGATAAAGTGCTGCCAGTTCGTGTTAGTAAAGAGCTAGAATCTATTGCAGATGTTGAAAACATTCAGTTATTCACGCAGAAGATAACTTCCCCTGCTGCAGCACCAGAACTTGAATCCGTAACTTTAAGTGAAATTGCCAACGTATCCTATGAAAATGAAAATACGAGTAATTTTACGCGCATCAATGGAGAACCCGGGGTCAGTTTTGGAATTATAGCAGAGGGTGGAGCGAATACAGTAGAGATAGTTGAGCAAGCAAGGGAAGAAATCGAAGCAATTAAACTTCCAGAAGGCTATGAGGCTGAAGTACTTAGAGACCAGTCGATTGAAATTGAAGACTCTGTTTATTCCATGCTTCGAGAGGCATTACTTGGTGCATTGATGGCTGTAATTGTTACATTACTATTCTTGAGAAATATTCGTTCAACAATAATCGCAGTTATTTCCATTCCATTATCCATATTGTCATCTTTAATGTTAATGAATGCGTTAGGCTATACATTAAACATTATGACACTTGCAGGAATTGCAGTTGCAGTTGGCAGAGTTGTAGATGATTCTATAGTAGTTATTGAAAATGTGTTTCGAAGAGTTAGAACGTCCAAGGAACGAGATGAAAAACTAGTCGAAGAAGCTACTGGAGAAGTAGCATCTGCCATTACTTCCTCGACAATTACAACTGTTGCTGTGTTTTTGCCCATGGCATTTGTGCCAGGAATTGTAGGCGGATTCTTTAAACCACTCGCATGGACAATCGTAATTTCACTGTTGATTTCACTTGTTGTCGCAATTACGGTCGTACCGCTTATGTCGAAAACATTTTTATTAAATATGAAGCCTAAGGAACATAAAGAAAATGGATTACAAAAAGGATATCGAAGCAGTTTACAATGGGTGTTAAAACATCGATTTATTACGTTGGCAATAGCATTAGCATTATTAGCAGGTTCAATTGTATTCATTGCTCCCGGACTTGGTACTACGTTTCTACCACAGGAAGAAACGAGCAATTATGATGTTGGTATTACTATGCCAAAAGGAACATCCCCAGAATTGACAAATGAAGCAGCAAGCACTGTAGAAGATATTTTGCTTACAAGTGAGGAAATAGAGCTTGTTAATACAAATGTAAATGGAGAAAACGAAAATGCTTCCATTTCATTTGTTGTAAAAGAATCGGCTAAGGATGTAGAAACTTTTGTGGAGGACTTACGTGATCAATTTGAAAAGATCCCCAATGTTTCATCCATTTCGTTAGCTGGTGTTGGCGGGCTGATTGGTGGAGCAGAGAATCAATACGCACTTGTAGTAAATGGTGCTAACTCAGAAGATATTAAAACTGCAAGTGAGCAAATTGTTGCTAGTTTGCAAGAAGTCGATGGAATGGCGGATGTAACCTCTTCACTAGAAGGTGAAGAGCCTGAGATAGAAATCGAATTAGATGAGAATAAACTTGCTGATCATGGTTTAATGCCAGCTATGGTTGGGCAGAGCCTGCGTTCACTAATTAATGGTGACGTCATCACAACGATGGCAATGGAAGAAGAAAATACGGATGTGATACTCGGATTAAATATGGAGGAAGTAGCTTCCCTTGAAGAACTGGGCAATCAAGAAATTAACAATGATATGGGTGTACCAGTTGCTTTAAATGAGATAGGAGAATTGAAGGAAGTCAATAATCCATCAGCAGTTTCTCATCTAAATACAAATGAATATGTAATGATTACTGGACTAATCACAGATTCAAACACTGGTGATGTTACGACCAGAGTGGATGAGGCGATTTCCAACTTAGATTTACCAGATAGCATTAGCTACTACGAAGAAGGAACATCAGAAGTTATGGCCGATGGTTTTAGAAACTTAGGTCTAGCAATCATCGTCAGTATTTTTCTAGTTTACCTCGTCATGGTTATTGCATTTGGTGAAGGAAAAGCACCTTTTGTCATCCTATTCGCTATTCCGTTTTCTGTTATCGGCTCACTAATTGGATTATTCATTATGCAAGAACCAATTGGAATGCCCGCGATGATTGGGCTGCTCATGCTGAATGGTATAGTAGTTACAAATGCAATTGTTCTAATTGATAAGGTAAAGAAAAACGAAAAAATTGGAATGAAGAAGCATCAAGCCTTAATCGAAGCTGGCGTAGTTCGAATACGACCAATATTGATGACGGCAATTGCCACAGTTGGCGCCTTAATACCAATGGCAATTTCCAGTGAGGCTGGAATCGTTTCTAAATCGCTGGCAGTTGTAGTTATTGGAGGACTTTCCACTTCAACAATACTTACCCTTTTCATCGTACCGGTGCTCTATAGTTTATTTAACCGAGAGAAAAAAGACAAGACAGTTAAAGATGAAGAGGAACATCGATTGAGTGTGATGTAA